One genomic region from Deltaproteobacteria bacterium encodes:
- a CDS encoding cyclase family protein: MQYYDISLKLSPATARWVTGTPFELVDRRRMQRGDHNNSSSVNMSVHSGTHMDAPFHFVAEGASIDELPLELFIGPALVHEVDAHRYITAEHVAPLPPGERILFKTSNSELLRRAAYDPDFVAFSVEAADALVAKGYGLVGLDYLSVAHADEQVPVHRAFLDHGLALLEGVDLTDIRPGMYELICFPVCIAGADGAPCRAVLRDLAS, encoded by the coding sequence ATGCAGTACTACGACATCTCACTCAAGCTGAGCCCCGCCACCGCGCGCTGGGTGACCGGTACGCCGTTCGAGCTGGTGGACCGCAGGCGCATGCAGCGTGGCGACCACAACAACTCGTCGAGCGTGAACATGAGCGTCCACAGCGGCACGCACATGGATGCGCCGTTCCACTTCGTTGCCGAGGGCGCGTCCATCGACGAGCTGCCGTTGGAGCTTTTCATCGGGCCGGCCCTGGTGCACGAGGTGGACGCGCACCGCTACATCACCGCCGAGCATGTCGCGCCACTCCCGCCGGGCGAGCGCATCCTGTTCAAGACGAGCAACTCGGAACTCCTTCGGCGCGCCGCGTATGATCCCGACTTCGTGGCCTTCTCGGTGGAGGCGGCGGACGCCCTGGTGGCCAAGGGTTACGGCCTCGTCGGACTCGACTACCTTTCGGTCGCCCACGCGGACGAGCAGGTGCCGGTGCACCGGGCCTTCCTGGATCACGGGCTCGCCCTGCTGGAGGGCGTCGACCTGACGGACATTCGCCCGGGGATGTACGAGTTGATCTGCTTCCCTGTCTGCATCGCCGGCGCGGACGGAGCTCCCTGCCGCGCCGTTCTCCGCGACCTCGCGTCTTGA